A section of the Chelmon rostratus isolate fCheRos1 chromosome 16, fCheRos1.pri, whole genome shotgun sequence genome encodes:
- the polr1h gene encoding DNA-directed RNA polymerase I subunit RPA12, translating to MSCFGGDPNFCPECGSILPLPGIQDTVRCPRCSFCIPVTEFAGQEICSTVIFNLVEQSSLASEVQEDSQLKGPVIDRRCSRCNKEGMIYHTRQMRSADEGQTVFFTCTHCRYQEKEDS from the exons ATGTCGTGCTTTGGTGGTGATCCCAACTTCTGCCCAGAATGTGGGAGCATTCTTCCTCTCCCAGGAATACAGGACACGGTGCGCTGCCCCCGCTGCTCCTTCTGCATCCCTGTAACAG aGTTCGCAGGCCAGGAGATCTGCTCTACAGTCATCTTCAACCTTGTGGAGCAGTCATCGCTGGCTTCAGAGGTCCAGGAGGACTCTCAACTGAAGGGACCTGTG ATTGACAGACGCTGCTCTCGTTGCAATAAAGAGGGGATGATTTACCACACCAGACAGATGAGATCTGCAGATGAAGGACAGACTGTCTTCTTCACCTGTACACACTGCAG GTATCAAGAGAAGGAGGACTCCTGA
- the ddx39b gene encoding DEAD (Asp-Glu-Ala-Asp) box polypeptide 39B, giving the protein MTETDVDNELLDYEEDEVEAAAVGDVGGAGDMSIRKEGVKGSYVSIHSSGFRDFLLKPELLRAIVDCGFEHPSEVQHECIPQAILGMDVLCQAKSGMGKTAVFVLATLQQLEPITGQVSVLVMCHTRELAFQISKEYERFSKYMPTVKVAVFFGGLSIKKDEEVLKKDCPHIVVGTPGRILALTRNKTLNLRHIKHFILDECDKMLEQLDMRRDVQEIFRMTPHEKQVMMFSATLSKEIRPVCRKFMQDPMEIFVDDETKLTLHGLQQYYVKLKDNEKNRKLFDLLDALEFNQVVIFVKSIQRCVALAQLLVEQNFPAIAIHRGMPQEERLSRYQQFKDFQRRILVATNLFGRGMDIERVNIAFNYDMPEDSDTYLHRVARAGRFGTKGLAITFVSDESDARTLNDVQDRFEVNISELPDEIDISSYIEPAR; this is encoded by the exons ATGACTGAGACCGACGTGGATAATGAGCTGTTGGACtatgaggaggatgaggtggAGGCTGCCGCGGTCGGGGATGTTGGAGGTGCAGGCGACATGTCGAtaaggaaggaaggagtgaAGGGTTCCTATGTGTCCATTCACTCCTCTGGATTCAGAGACTTCCTCCTGAAACCTGAACTGCTCAGAGCCATAGTGGACTGTGGATTTGAACATCCATCTGAGG TTCAGCATGAATGCATCCCTCAGGCGATCCTTGGAATGGATGTGCTCTGTCAAGCCAAGTCTGGGATGGGgaaaactgcagtgtttgttctggCCACCCTACAGCAGCTGGAGCCCATTACTGGACAG GTATCTGTCCTGGTTATGTGCCATACGCGGGAGCTGGCCTTTCAAATCAGCAAGGAGTATGAGAGATTTTCAAAATACATGCCCACTGTCAAG GTGGCAGTGTTCTTTGGAGGGCTGTCaataaagaaagatgaagaggtCCTGAAGAAGGACTGTCCTCACATTGTGGTTGGAACACCGGGCAGGATCCTGGCGCTGACCCGCAACAAGACACTCAACCTGCGTCACATCAAGCATTTCATCCTGGATGAGTGTGACAAGATGCTGGAGCAGCTCG ACATGCGCAGAGACGTCCAGGAGATTTTTCGTATGACTCCACATGAGAAGCAGGTCATGATGTTCAGCGCCACCCTGAGCAAAGAGATCCGACCAGTCTGCAGAAAGTTCATGCAAGAT CCGATGGAAATCTTTGTGGACGACGAGACGAAGCTGACTCTGCATGGGCTGCAGCAGTACTACGTCAAGCTGAAGgacaatgagaaaaacagaaagctcTTTGACCTCTTGGACGCACTGGAGTTCAATCAG GTGGTGATCTTTGTGAAGTCTATCCAGCGGTGTGTAGCTCTGGcgcagctgctggtggagcaaAACTTCCCAGCAATCGCTATCCACCGAGGGATGCCTCAGGAGGAACG CTTGTCTCGCTACCAGCAGTTTAAGGACTTCCAGAGGAGAATACTGGTGGCTACCAACCTGTTTGGACGAGGGATGGACATTGAGAGAGTCAACATCGCCTTTAATTATGACATGCCTGAAGACTCTGATACCTACCTACACAGG GTCGCCCGGGCAGGCAGGTTCGGCACTAAGGGCCTTGCTATCACGTTTGTGTCCGATGAAAGCGACGCCCGCACACTCAATGATGTCCAGGACCGCTTCGAGGTGAACATCAGTGAGCTGCCCGATGAGATTGATATCTCCTCGTACA TTGAACCAGCACGATAG